In Natranaerobius thermophilus JW/NM-WN-LF, the genomic stretch TTTATAAACCTTCCTGCATGGGCAGGCTTTGCAGGTTGTACTGCCTTTTTTGCAGCAGACGGAAAATTCGAAGGGTTTAAAAGTGCCCTTTTTACAACTCTGAGTGGGTTTTCTGGACGATAGTACGATATAGAGTTGTCTTGATAAACTAATCCCATTGGTACATAATGTAGAACGGTTGAGTTAATTTAAGCGGCCTTAGCCTATTAGAACATTGGCTAAGGCCGCTCTTTTTTTATTAATTATATCCTCATTTTCTTAAAGTAGAGTAATCCAAAAATCAACAACGCTACTGTAATAATTGAAAGAAAAATTAATATATTAACAGCTCCAAATTGGAAAATTAGTGGTGCCGAGGCTGCTGTAAACAAACCTCCACCAACGATAGGTTCAAAAAGAATTTGTTTATACCCAAAACTTTCTAGGGCAGGTGTATCGTTATCTGGATCTGCTACTTTCATTAATAATAAACCAGTAGCGGCAACTCCCATAGACTGTCCAAAGTCACCTATACCCCTTTCAAACCAAAACGAAGTTAAAATTCTAGGAGCAAGTACTCTAAAGACAAATACAGTCCAAATAATTCCACCAAGAGCTAACACCGTAAACGGAACTATATTATCCCTAATTACAGCTAATTCAAGAGTAGCCAAAGAACTAACTATCAAAATATCTAAAGCAAAGCCTTGAATTCTAGAAATCAAATCCGGATCGAGAGTTTTATAAACATCAATCCTATCCAAAACATACTGAACTATAATACCTCCCACCATTGCCAGAGGAAAGAGAGGGACGTATTCAATTAAATAAACACCAGTAGCACTTCCCCAGGTCAAGGATTCTATCCAAACAAGTCCTTGTAAAATACCGTAACCCAATATAATTGACAAAGCAATATACCCAAAATGCAATGATAATGGTTCAATAGATTCGGCTTTAGTGCTAAGGTGACCGGCGGGAGGTCTTTGATCTAGCTCAGTTAATCCTTTCTTTTCAACATCATCTCTTGTTTGAGGTTCAGTTTTGTTTTGAAACTTTTGCTTTCTAACACCCCAATTAATCAGAGTGATACCAATAATGGCTCCTCCTAATACTCCAACTGTAGCCATACCTGTAGCAAGTGCTTCTCCGTCTTCAAAGCCCATTTCCGCAAAGGTGTCTCCCAATCCAGCTGCTGTACCATGACCTCCTACAAAACCAATCTCAATTAATGCTCCTGCTAATGGATCAACTCCGAAGACAGGAGTTAAAAAGAAAATAACTAATAGTAGACCTACAATATATTGACCAAAAGAAAATATATACCCTAAAACTATTTGAGGTCCCGCCAAATTCCAAACCTTACTTAAAGTTGGCAGTTTCTTTCCAAGAAAAAGAGCGGCAAAAACTACATTGATCATTAGAGCAGGTAAATACCCCCAAGTTTCCAGGCTATGTTTAGGAAATAG encodes the following:
- a CDS encoding sodium/glutamate symporter, translating into MTEYSVGFSILLLGMLLLIGKFIRVKITLLQDLFLPSSVIAGFVALLLGPEVLGNIVNLTDVFHWSEAGLFPKHSLETWGYLPALMINVVFAALFLGKKLPTLSKVWNLAGPQIVLGYIFSFGQYIVGLLLVIFFLTPVFGVDPLAGALIEIGFVGGHGTAAGLGDTFAEMGFEDGEALATGMATVGVLGGAIIGITLINWGVRKQKFQNKTEPQTRDDVEKKGLTELDQRPPAGHLSTKAESIEPLSLHFGYIALSIILGYGILQGLVWIESLTWGSATGVYLIEYVPLFPLAMVGGIIVQYVLDRIDVYKTLDPDLISRIQGFALDILIVSSLATLELAVIRDNIVPFTVLALGGIIWTVFVFRVLAPRILTSFWFERGIGDFGQSMGVAATGLLLMKVADPDNDTPALESFGYKQILFEPIVGGGLFTAASAPLIFQFGAVNILIFLSIITVALLIFGLLYFKKMRI
- a CDS encoding DUF1097 domain-containing protein, with amino-acid sequence MKQLTALSITTAILCGIWIEVSYFINLPAWAGFAGCTAFFAADGKFEGFKSALFTTLSGFSGR